A DNA window from Aquarana catesbeiana isolate 2022-GZ linkage group LG01, ASM4218655v1, whole genome shotgun sequence contains the following coding sequences:
- the NSA2 gene encoding ribosome biogenesis protein NSA2 homolog, which produces MPQNEYIELHRKRYGYRLDYHEKKRKKESREAHERSQKAKKLIGLKAKLYHKQRHAEKIQMKKTIRMHEKRNSKQKNDEKTPEGAVPAYLLDREGQSRAKVLSNMIKQKRKEKAGKWEVPLPKVRAQGETEVLKVIRTGKRKKKAWKRLVTKVCFVGDGFTRKPPKYERFIRPMGLRFKKAHVTHPELKATFCLPILGVKKNPSSPLYTSLGVITKGTVIEVNVSELGLVTQGGKVIWGKYAQVTNNPENDGCINAVLLV; this is translated from the exons ATG cctcaGAACGAATACATTGAATTGCACCGCAAACGGTATGGTTATCGCTTGGACTACCAtgaaaagaagaggaagaaggaaagCCGTGAAGCTCATGAGAGGTCACAGAAAGCAAAGAAACTCATCGGACTGAAGGCCAAATTGTACCACAAGCAGCGCCATGCCGAGAAAATACAGATGAAGAAAAC TATTCGGATGCATGAGAAGAGGAACAGCAAACAGAAGAATGATGAGAAGACACCAGAAGGAGCTGTTCCAGCTTACCTACTGGACCGAGAGGGGCAAAGCCGAGCCAAAGTTCTCTCCAATATGATCAAACAAAAGCGAAAAGAAAAAGCA GGCAAGTGGGAAGTTCCTTTGCCCAAAGTGCGTGCTCAGGGAGAAACTGAAGTGCTTAAAGTTATCCGCActggaaagaggaagaagaaggccTGGAAGAGACTGGTCACCAAAGTCTGTTTTGTTGGAGATGGGTTCACCCGAAAACCACCGAAGTATGAAAGATTTATTAGACCGATG GGCTTGCGTTTTAAAAAGGCACACGTGACCCATCCAGAATTAAAAGCCACATTTTGTCTCCCTATCCTTGGAGTAAAGAAGAATCCTTCCTCTCCACTTTATACAAGCTTAGGTGTCATCACAAAAGGCACAGTGATTGAGGTGAATGTCAGTGAGCTGGGTCTTGTCACGCAAGGCGGCAAAGTTATCTGGG GAAAATATGCACAGGTCACAAACAATCCAGAAAATGATGGATGTATCAACGCTGTTTTGCTTGTATAA